Proteins encoded by one window of Hippoglossus hippoglossus isolate fHipHip1 chromosome 15, fHipHip1.pri, whole genome shotgun sequence:
- the rrbp1a gene encoding ribosome-binding protein 1a isoform X3, whose product MDIYDPQTLGIMVFGGFMVISALGIALVSTFSMKETSYEEALAKQRRELGKIQSGRSDKKKKDKVSEKKSRGKKKEDKPNGKIPEQEKTEEATDAEEVIEPVVAPVVAAAPEPVPEPVPAVEVKPAAAPAQVEPEPIPAAEPIPAAEPSPAPSPKEKKKKKVAKVEPASTQLAAPAPVSTPAPVKSSAAPPSTQAPVSAPAKSAPAAKSAPAPAKSAPAQAKAAAAPAKSSPAPSKTAPVLQAVTKEVPVMAVPPVGSQQAPVVEAKAQEPKKKSSKKKSEPVAVVDSTDAPLYLPYKALVSTISSMVFSEGEAHRLIEILSEKVGIIQDTWHMAAQKGDPVAMLKKQVEEREKQLAAEQEEASAAKNRLRELTKELSAEKSKVAGVETRLSSQLSKREQEMIALQARMQASYQDHVAQTQKLNAKVLSLQDQLEKGPNAQLARLQQENSILRDALNQATSQAESKQNAELAKLRQECTKLTKDLGEKTESLLADEHIRKGLEAKVSAAEKQLSLLQAGHAESEQALQRRLEEVCEELRTTQSRSSSLQATLDKAQQEISTISDFQERTERLEADVRERSAQVEALTAQLEETQAEKSQLGQQVDSINSLLEASQNKKEDEDNQVNAAELEQLKLSLQEKDGQLSALHEELKQLQTKQEAGENTIAELEQRNQSEDASVVTSLEEELKSLKEELEQIKNSAQSDGSAELTQLQDSLSEKDVLVTSLEEQLREVREQMTTDGQNQDIMAQLTALQSETKESLQTLFPQIPLETEQSNWLQEFTQKAQEVLNQQSQKVDSSTELPALLEKLKEAEESHSSLQAECEQYRTVLAETEGMLKHLQKSVEEEELVWKSKMADSEEQLRVALETVSKLEAEDQSVDKLNEQMMLLEAQLEKQSDNQGTSEEMEQLKLQLSECQSQLDLAQKESQAQKEELSQVREQLGEVTMRAQSEQNGPAEAQPSQVQNELSQTTEKLHGEEARGQQLSEEFEQAQKTITDFQAQLDLLKVSAESPQTDSEDVAQVKERLDKEKKLSKDLGQAATKLQQLLKATQEQLTKERDTVKTLQEHLEGKGEYVELKEGTSV is encoded by the exons ATGGATATCTACGACCCCCAGACCCTTGGGATAATGGTGTTTGGTGGATTCATGGTGATCTCGGCTCTCGGGATTGCCCTCGTCTCCACCTTTTCCATGAAGGAGACCTCTTATGAGGAGGCCCTCGCTAAACAACGTAGAGAGTTAGGTAAGATACAGTCTGGTCGCtcagacaaaaagaagaaggacAAAGTGTCTGAGAAGAAGAGCCgtggaaagaagaaagaagacaaGCCCAATGGAAAGATCCCAGAGcaagaaaaaacagaagaggcTACTGATGCTGAAGAAGTCATTGAGCCCGTTGTTGCCCCAGTTGTAGCTGCTGCTCCTGAACCTGTCCCAGAGCCTGTCCCTGCTGTTGAGGTTAAGCCAGCTGCTGCCCCAGCACAAGTAGAACCTGAGCCCATACCTGCCGCTGAACCAATTCCTGCTGCCGAGCCTTCACCTGCACCCTCTcccaaagagaaaaagaagaagaaggtcgCCAAGGTTGAGCCTGCCTCAACCCAACTAGCTGCCCCTGCCCCAGTGTCTACCCCCGCACCAGTCAAGTCCTCTGCAGCCCCTCCATCAACCCAGGCCCCTGTTTCTGCCCCAGCCAAGTCTGCCCCTGCAGCTAAGTCTGCCCCTGCACCAG CCAAATCTGCTCCGGCACAAGCGAAGGCCGCAGCAGCCCCAGCCAAGTCTTCACCAGCTCCATCCAAGACTGCCCCAGTGCTGCAGGCTGTTACCAAAGAGGTCCCAGTGATGGCAGTGCCCCCTGTGGGATCACAGCAGGCTCCTGTTGTTGAAGCAAAAGCACAGGAGCCCAAGAAGAAGTCCTCTAAGAAAAAGAGTGAGCCTG TGGCAGTGGTGGATTCTACTGATGCTCCGCTGTACCTGCCCTACAAAGCTCTGGTGTCCACTATCAGTAGCATGGTGTTCAGTGAGGGGGAGGCACATAGGCTCATCGAGATCCTGTCCGAGAAAGTTGGCATCATTCAGGACACCTGGCACATG GCCGCTCAAAAAGGAGACCCAGTGGCCATGCTGAAGAAACAAGTGGAGGAGCGGGAGAAACAGCTGGCGGCAGAACAGGAGGAAGCTTCTGCAGCAAAGAACCGTCTTAGAGAACTCACCAAG GAGCTGTCTGCTGAGAAGTCCAAGGTTGCCGGCGTTGAGACAAGGCTGAGTTCCCAGCTGAGTAAGAGGGAGCAGGAAATGATCGCACTCCAAGCTCGCATGCAGGCCAGTTACCAGGACCATGTAGCCCAGACTCAGAAGCTCAATGCAAAG GTCCTCAGCCTGCAGGACCAGCTGGAAAAAGGCCCCAATGCCCAACTTGCCCGTCTACAGCAGGAGAACTCCATTCTCCGCGATGCCCTCAACCAAGCCACCAGTCAAGCAGAGAGCAA ACAAAATGCAGAGCTGGCCAAGCTGCGTCAGGAATGTACAAAGTTAACCAAGGATCTCGGAGAGAAGACGGAAAGTCTGCTTGCTGATGAGCACATCAGGAAAGGGCTGGAGGCCAAGGTCTCCGCTGCTGAAAAGCAACTCTCCCTGCTGCAG gctgGCCATGCAGAGAGCGAGCAGGCGTTACAGAGGAGGTTGGAGGAAGTGTGCGAAGAGCTCAGAACAACACAAAGTAGAAGCAGCAGCCTGCAGGCCACTTTGGACAAGGCTCAGCAGGAAATCAGCACAATCTCAG ATTTCCAAGAGCGTACAGAGAGATTGGAGGCTGACGTCAGGGAGCGCTCTGCTCAGGTGGAAGCCCTTACTGCTCAGCTGGAGGAGACCCAGGCAGAGAAAAGCCAGCTCGGACAGCAGGTGGACTCCATCAACTCACTGCTGGAAGCCAGTCAGAACAAAAAGGAGGACGAGGACAATCAG GTGAATGCTGCAGAACTGGAACAGCTTAAGCTCAG CCTTCAGGAAAAAGACGGCCAGCTGAGCGCACTTCACGAGGAACTGAAGCAATTGCAGACAAAGCAGGAAGCTGGC GAGAACACTATAGCTGAGCTTGAACAAAGAAACCAGAG TGAGGATGCCAGTGTCGTCACGTCACTAGAGGAGGAACTTAAAAGCCTTAAAGAAGAGCTGGAGCAAATTAAGAACTCAGCA CAGTCAGATGGCTCTGCAGAACTCACTCAACTACAGGACAG TCTGAGTGAGAAGGATGTTCTCGTCACCTCATTAGAAGAGCAActgagagaagtgagagaacagATGACCACTGATGGA CAGAACCAGGACATCATGGCACAACTGACTGCTCTTCAAAGCGAAACCAAAGAAAGTCTCCAGACACTCTTCCCACAAATACCTTTAGAGACAGAGCAG TCCAACTGGTTGCAAGAATTTACACAGAAAGCTCAGGAGGTTCTGAACCAGCAGAGCCAGAAGGTAGATTCGAGCACAGAGTTGCCA gcattACTTGAGAAACTGAAGGAGGCTGAAGAGAGCCACAGCTCCCTTCAGGCTGAGTGTGAACAGTACAGGACAGTTCTGGCTGAAACA GAAGGAATGCTGAAACATCTGCAGAAGAGCGTAGAAGAGGAAGAGCTGGTATGGAAGTCCAAGATGGCTGACTCAGAGGAACAGCTGAGGGTG GCTTTGGAGACAGTCAGCAAGCTGGAGGCTGAAGATCAAAGTGTAGATAAG TTGAATGAGCAGATGATGCTTCTGGAAGCTCAGCTGGAGAAGCAGTCAGACAACCAGGGAACCTCAGAGGAGATGGAGCAG ctgaagctgcagctgtcgGAGTGTCAGAGCCAGCTGGATTTGGCCCAGAAGGAATCCCAGGCACAGAAGGAGGAGCTTTCACAG GTCAGAGAGCAACTGGGCGAGGTCACGATGAGGGCTCAGAGCGAACAGAATGGCCCAGCTGAGGCTCAACCCAGTCAG GTGCAGAATGAGTTGAGTCAGACAACTGAGAAGCTGCATGGGGAGGAGGCTCGGGGGCAGCAGCTCTCAGAGGAGTTTGAGCAG GCCCAGAAAACTATCACAGACTTTCAGGCTCAGCTGGATCTTCTGAAGGTTTCTGCAGAGTCACCACAAACTGACTCAGAGGATGTTGCTCAGGTCAAG GAGCGCCTAGACAAGGAGAAGAAGCTGTCCAAAGACCTGGGCCAGGCGGCCACCAAGCTCCAGCAGCTTCTCAAAGCAACACAGGAGCAGCTGaccaaagagagagacacagtgaaaaCACTACAGGAGCACCTGGAGGGCAAG GGTGAATATGTGGAACTGAAGGAAGGAACGTCCGTCTGA
- the rrbp1a gene encoding ribosome-binding protein 1a isoform X1, producing MDIYDPQTLGIMVFGGFMVISALGIALVSTFSMKETSYEEALAKQRRELGKIQSGRSDKKKKDKVSEKKSRGKKKEDKPNGKIPEQEKTEEATDAEEVIEPVVAPVVAAAPEPVPEPVPAVEVKPAAAPAQVEPEPIPAAEPIPAAEPSPAPSPKEKKKKKVAKVEPASTQLAAPAPVSTPAPVKSSAAPPSTQAPVSAPAKSAPAAKSAPAPGKSAPAAKSAPAPAKSAPAQAKAAAAPAKSSPAPSKTAPVLQAVTKEVPVMAVPPVGSQQAPVVEAKAQEPKKKSSKKKSEPVAVVDSTDAPLYLPYKALVSTISSMVFSEGEAHRLIEILSEKVGIIQDTWHMAAQKGDPVAMLKKQVEEREKQLAAEQEEASAAKNRLRELTKELSAEKSKVAGVETRLSSQLSKREQEMIALQARMQASYQDHVAQTQKLNAKVLSLQDQLEKGPNAQLARLQQENSILRDALNQATSQAESKQNAELAKLRQECTKLTKDLGEKTESLLADEHIRKGLEAKVSAAEKQLSLLQAGHAESEQALQRRLEEVCEELRTTQSRSSSLQATLDKAQQEISTISDFQERTERLEADVRERSAQVEALTAQLEETQAEKSQLGQQVDSINSLLEASQNKKEDEDNQVNAAELEQLKLSLQEKDGQLSALHEELKQLQTKQEAGENTIAELEQRNQSEDASVVTSLEEELKSLKEELEQIKNSAQSDGSAELTQLQDSLSEKDVLVTSLEEQLREVREQMTTDGQNQDIMAQLTALQSETKESLQTLFPQIPLETEQSNWLQEFTQKAQEVLNQQSQKVDSSTELPALLEKLKEAEESHSSLQAECEQYRTVLAETEGMLKHLQKSVEEEELVWKSKMADSEEQLRVALETVSKLEAEDQSVDKLNEQMMLLEAQLEKQSDNQGTSEEMEQLKLQLSECQSQLDLAQKESQAQKEELSQVREQLGEVTMRAQSEQNGPAEAQPSQVQNELSQTTEKLHGEEARGQQLSEEFEQAQKTITDFQAQLDLLKVSAESPQTDSEDVAQVKERLDKEKKLSKDLGQAATKLQQLLKATQEQLTKERDTVKTLQEHLEGKGEYVELKEGTSV from the exons ATGGATATCTACGACCCCCAGACCCTTGGGATAATGGTGTTTGGTGGATTCATGGTGATCTCGGCTCTCGGGATTGCCCTCGTCTCCACCTTTTCCATGAAGGAGACCTCTTATGAGGAGGCCCTCGCTAAACAACGTAGAGAGTTAGGTAAGATACAGTCTGGTCGCtcagacaaaaagaagaaggacAAAGTGTCTGAGAAGAAGAGCCgtggaaagaagaaagaagacaaGCCCAATGGAAAGATCCCAGAGcaagaaaaaacagaagaggcTACTGATGCTGAAGAAGTCATTGAGCCCGTTGTTGCCCCAGTTGTAGCTGCTGCTCCTGAACCTGTCCCAGAGCCTGTCCCTGCTGTTGAGGTTAAGCCAGCTGCTGCCCCAGCACAAGTAGAACCTGAGCCCATACCTGCCGCTGAACCAATTCCTGCTGCCGAGCCTTCACCTGCACCCTCTcccaaagagaaaaagaagaagaaggtcgCCAAGGTTGAGCCTGCCTCAACCCAACTAGCTGCCCCTGCCCCAGTGTCTACCCCCGCACCAGTCAAGTCCTCTGCAGCCCCTCCATCAACCCAGGCCCCTGTTTCTGCCCCAGCCAAGTCTGCCCCTGCAGCTAAGTCTGCCCCTGCACCAGGCAAGTCTGCCCCTGCAGCTAAGTCTGCCCCTGCCCCAGCCAAATCTGCTCCGGCACAAGCGAAGGCCGCAGCAGCCCCAGCCAAGTCTTCACCAGCTCCATCCAAGACTGCCCCAGTGCTGCAGGCTGTTACCAAAGAGGTCCCAGTGATGGCAGTGCCCCCTGTGGGATCACAGCAGGCTCCTGTTGTTGAAGCAAAAGCACAGGAGCCCAAGAAGAAGTCCTCTAAGAAAAAGAGTGAGCCTG TGGCAGTGGTGGATTCTACTGATGCTCCGCTGTACCTGCCCTACAAAGCTCTGGTGTCCACTATCAGTAGCATGGTGTTCAGTGAGGGGGAGGCACATAGGCTCATCGAGATCCTGTCCGAGAAAGTTGGCATCATTCAGGACACCTGGCACATG GCCGCTCAAAAAGGAGACCCAGTGGCCATGCTGAAGAAACAAGTGGAGGAGCGGGAGAAACAGCTGGCGGCAGAACAGGAGGAAGCTTCTGCAGCAAAGAACCGTCTTAGAGAACTCACCAAG GAGCTGTCTGCTGAGAAGTCCAAGGTTGCCGGCGTTGAGACAAGGCTGAGTTCCCAGCTGAGTAAGAGGGAGCAGGAAATGATCGCACTCCAAGCTCGCATGCAGGCCAGTTACCAGGACCATGTAGCCCAGACTCAGAAGCTCAATGCAAAG GTCCTCAGCCTGCAGGACCAGCTGGAAAAAGGCCCCAATGCCCAACTTGCCCGTCTACAGCAGGAGAACTCCATTCTCCGCGATGCCCTCAACCAAGCCACCAGTCAAGCAGAGAGCAA ACAAAATGCAGAGCTGGCCAAGCTGCGTCAGGAATGTACAAAGTTAACCAAGGATCTCGGAGAGAAGACGGAAAGTCTGCTTGCTGATGAGCACATCAGGAAAGGGCTGGAGGCCAAGGTCTCCGCTGCTGAAAAGCAACTCTCCCTGCTGCAG gctgGCCATGCAGAGAGCGAGCAGGCGTTACAGAGGAGGTTGGAGGAAGTGTGCGAAGAGCTCAGAACAACACAAAGTAGAAGCAGCAGCCTGCAGGCCACTTTGGACAAGGCTCAGCAGGAAATCAGCACAATCTCAG ATTTCCAAGAGCGTACAGAGAGATTGGAGGCTGACGTCAGGGAGCGCTCTGCTCAGGTGGAAGCCCTTACTGCTCAGCTGGAGGAGACCCAGGCAGAGAAAAGCCAGCTCGGACAGCAGGTGGACTCCATCAACTCACTGCTGGAAGCCAGTCAGAACAAAAAGGAGGACGAGGACAATCAG GTGAATGCTGCAGAACTGGAACAGCTTAAGCTCAG CCTTCAGGAAAAAGACGGCCAGCTGAGCGCACTTCACGAGGAACTGAAGCAATTGCAGACAAAGCAGGAAGCTGGC GAGAACACTATAGCTGAGCTTGAACAAAGAAACCAGAG TGAGGATGCCAGTGTCGTCACGTCACTAGAGGAGGAACTTAAAAGCCTTAAAGAAGAGCTGGAGCAAATTAAGAACTCAGCA CAGTCAGATGGCTCTGCAGAACTCACTCAACTACAGGACAG TCTGAGTGAGAAGGATGTTCTCGTCACCTCATTAGAAGAGCAActgagagaagtgagagaacagATGACCACTGATGGA CAGAACCAGGACATCATGGCACAACTGACTGCTCTTCAAAGCGAAACCAAAGAAAGTCTCCAGACACTCTTCCCACAAATACCTTTAGAGACAGAGCAG TCCAACTGGTTGCAAGAATTTACACAGAAAGCTCAGGAGGTTCTGAACCAGCAGAGCCAGAAGGTAGATTCGAGCACAGAGTTGCCA gcattACTTGAGAAACTGAAGGAGGCTGAAGAGAGCCACAGCTCCCTTCAGGCTGAGTGTGAACAGTACAGGACAGTTCTGGCTGAAACA GAAGGAATGCTGAAACATCTGCAGAAGAGCGTAGAAGAGGAAGAGCTGGTATGGAAGTCCAAGATGGCTGACTCAGAGGAACAGCTGAGGGTG GCTTTGGAGACAGTCAGCAAGCTGGAGGCTGAAGATCAAAGTGTAGATAAG TTGAATGAGCAGATGATGCTTCTGGAAGCTCAGCTGGAGAAGCAGTCAGACAACCAGGGAACCTCAGAGGAGATGGAGCAG ctgaagctgcagctgtcgGAGTGTCAGAGCCAGCTGGATTTGGCCCAGAAGGAATCCCAGGCACAGAAGGAGGAGCTTTCACAG GTCAGAGAGCAACTGGGCGAGGTCACGATGAGGGCTCAGAGCGAACAGAATGGCCCAGCTGAGGCTCAACCCAGTCAG GTGCAGAATGAGTTGAGTCAGACAACTGAGAAGCTGCATGGGGAGGAGGCTCGGGGGCAGCAGCTCTCAGAGGAGTTTGAGCAG GCCCAGAAAACTATCACAGACTTTCAGGCTCAGCTGGATCTTCTGAAGGTTTCTGCAGAGTCACCACAAACTGACTCAGAGGATGTTGCTCAGGTCAAG GAGCGCCTAGACAAGGAGAAGAAGCTGTCCAAAGACCTGGGCCAGGCGGCCACCAAGCTCCAGCAGCTTCTCAAAGCAACACAGGAGCAGCTGaccaaagagagagacacagtgaaaaCACTACAGGAGCACCTGGAGGGCAAG GGTGAATATGTGGAACTGAAGGAAGGAACGTCCGTCTGA
- the rrbp1a gene encoding ribosome-binding protein 1a isoform X4, translated as MDIYDPQTLGIMVFGGFMVISALGIALVSTFSMKETSYEEALAKQRRELGKIQSGRSDKKKKDKVSEKKSRGKKKEDKPNGKIPEQEKTEEATDAEEVIEPVVAPVVAAAPEPVPEPVPAVEVKPAAAPAQVEPEPIPAAEPIPAAEPSPAPSPKEKKKKKVAKVEPASTQLAAPAPVSTPAPVKSSAAPPSTQAPVSAPAKSAPAAKSAPAPGKSAPAAKSAPAPAKSAPAQAKAAAAPAKSSPAPSKTAPVLQAVTKEVPVMAVPPVGSQQAPVVEAKAQEPKKKSSKKKSEPVAVVDSTDAPLYLPYKALVSTISSMVFSEGEAHRLIEILSEKVGIIQDTWHMAAQKGDPVAMLKKQVEEREKQLAAEQEEASAAKNRLRELTKELSAEKSKVAGVETRLSSQLSKREQEMIALQARMQASYQDHVAQTQKLNAKVLSLQDQLEKGPNAQLARLQQENSILRDALNQATSQAESKQNAELAKLRQECTKLTKDLGEKTESLLADEHIRKGLEAKVSAAEKQLSLLQAGHAESEQALQRRLEEVCEELRTTQSRSSSLQATLDKAQQEISTISDFQERTERLEADVRERSAQVEALTAQLEETQAEKSQLGQQVDSINSLLEASQNKKEDEDNQVNAAELEQLKLSLQEKDGQLSALHEELKQLQTKQEAGENTIAELEQRNQSEDASVVTSLEEELKSLKEELEQIKNSAQSDGSAELTQLQDSLSEKDVLVTSLEEQLREVREQMTTDGQNQDIMAQLTALQSETKESLQTLFPQIPLETEQSNWLQEFTQKAQEVLNQQSQKVDSSTELPALLEKLKEAEESHSSLQAECEQYRTVLAETEGMLKHLQKSVEEEELVWKSKMADSEEQLRVALETVSKLEAEDQSVDKLNEQMMLLEAQLEKQSDNQGTSEEMEQLKLQLSECQSQLDLAQKESQAQKEELSQVQNELSQTTEKLHGEEARGQQLSEEFEQAQKTITDFQAQLDLLKVSAESPQTDSEDVAQVKERLDKEKKLSKDLGQAATKLQQLLKATQEQLTKERDTVKTLQEHLEGKGEYVELKEGTSV; from the exons ATGGATATCTACGACCCCCAGACCCTTGGGATAATGGTGTTTGGTGGATTCATGGTGATCTCGGCTCTCGGGATTGCCCTCGTCTCCACCTTTTCCATGAAGGAGACCTCTTATGAGGAGGCCCTCGCTAAACAACGTAGAGAGTTAGGTAAGATACAGTCTGGTCGCtcagacaaaaagaagaaggacAAAGTGTCTGAGAAGAAGAGCCgtggaaagaagaaagaagacaaGCCCAATGGAAAGATCCCAGAGcaagaaaaaacagaagaggcTACTGATGCTGAAGAAGTCATTGAGCCCGTTGTTGCCCCAGTTGTAGCTGCTGCTCCTGAACCTGTCCCAGAGCCTGTCCCTGCTGTTGAGGTTAAGCCAGCTGCTGCCCCAGCACAAGTAGAACCTGAGCCCATACCTGCCGCTGAACCAATTCCTGCTGCCGAGCCTTCACCTGCACCCTCTcccaaagagaaaaagaagaagaaggtcgCCAAGGTTGAGCCTGCCTCAACCCAACTAGCTGCCCCTGCCCCAGTGTCTACCCCCGCACCAGTCAAGTCCTCTGCAGCCCCTCCATCAACCCAGGCCCCTGTTTCTGCCCCAGCCAAGTCTGCCCCTGCAGCTAAGTCTGCCCCTGCACCAGGCAAGTCTGCCCCTGCAGCTAAGTCTGCCCCTGCCCCAGCCAAATCTGCTCCGGCACAAGCGAAGGCCGCAGCAGCCCCAGCCAAGTCTTCACCAGCTCCATCCAAGACTGCCCCAGTGCTGCAGGCTGTTACCAAAGAGGTCCCAGTGATGGCAGTGCCCCCTGTGGGATCACAGCAGGCTCCTGTTGTTGAAGCAAAAGCACAGGAGCCCAAGAAGAAGTCCTCTAAGAAAAAGAGTGAGCCTG TGGCAGTGGTGGATTCTACTGATGCTCCGCTGTACCTGCCCTACAAAGCTCTGGTGTCCACTATCAGTAGCATGGTGTTCAGTGAGGGGGAGGCACATAGGCTCATCGAGATCCTGTCCGAGAAAGTTGGCATCATTCAGGACACCTGGCACATG GCCGCTCAAAAAGGAGACCCAGTGGCCATGCTGAAGAAACAAGTGGAGGAGCGGGAGAAACAGCTGGCGGCAGAACAGGAGGAAGCTTCTGCAGCAAAGAACCGTCTTAGAGAACTCACCAAG GAGCTGTCTGCTGAGAAGTCCAAGGTTGCCGGCGTTGAGACAAGGCTGAGTTCCCAGCTGAGTAAGAGGGAGCAGGAAATGATCGCACTCCAAGCTCGCATGCAGGCCAGTTACCAGGACCATGTAGCCCAGACTCAGAAGCTCAATGCAAAG GTCCTCAGCCTGCAGGACCAGCTGGAAAAAGGCCCCAATGCCCAACTTGCCCGTCTACAGCAGGAGAACTCCATTCTCCGCGATGCCCTCAACCAAGCCACCAGTCAAGCAGAGAGCAA ACAAAATGCAGAGCTGGCCAAGCTGCGTCAGGAATGTACAAAGTTAACCAAGGATCTCGGAGAGAAGACGGAAAGTCTGCTTGCTGATGAGCACATCAGGAAAGGGCTGGAGGCCAAGGTCTCCGCTGCTGAAAAGCAACTCTCCCTGCTGCAG gctgGCCATGCAGAGAGCGAGCAGGCGTTACAGAGGAGGTTGGAGGAAGTGTGCGAAGAGCTCAGAACAACACAAAGTAGAAGCAGCAGCCTGCAGGCCACTTTGGACAAGGCTCAGCAGGAAATCAGCACAATCTCAG ATTTCCAAGAGCGTACAGAGAGATTGGAGGCTGACGTCAGGGAGCGCTCTGCTCAGGTGGAAGCCCTTACTGCTCAGCTGGAGGAGACCCAGGCAGAGAAAAGCCAGCTCGGACAGCAGGTGGACTCCATCAACTCACTGCTGGAAGCCAGTCAGAACAAAAAGGAGGACGAGGACAATCAG GTGAATGCTGCAGAACTGGAACAGCTTAAGCTCAG CCTTCAGGAAAAAGACGGCCAGCTGAGCGCACTTCACGAGGAACTGAAGCAATTGCAGACAAAGCAGGAAGCTGGC GAGAACACTATAGCTGAGCTTGAACAAAGAAACCAGAG TGAGGATGCCAGTGTCGTCACGTCACTAGAGGAGGAACTTAAAAGCCTTAAAGAAGAGCTGGAGCAAATTAAGAACTCAGCA CAGTCAGATGGCTCTGCAGAACTCACTCAACTACAGGACAG TCTGAGTGAGAAGGATGTTCTCGTCACCTCATTAGAAGAGCAActgagagaagtgagagaacagATGACCACTGATGGA CAGAACCAGGACATCATGGCACAACTGACTGCTCTTCAAAGCGAAACCAAAGAAAGTCTCCAGACACTCTTCCCACAAATACCTTTAGAGACAGAGCAG TCCAACTGGTTGCAAGAATTTACACAGAAAGCTCAGGAGGTTCTGAACCAGCAGAGCCAGAAGGTAGATTCGAGCACAGAGTTGCCA gcattACTTGAGAAACTGAAGGAGGCTGAAGAGAGCCACAGCTCCCTTCAGGCTGAGTGTGAACAGTACAGGACAGTTCTGGCTGAAACA GAAGGAATGCTGAAACATCTGCAGAAGAGCGTAGAAGAGGAAGAGCTGGTATGGAAGTCCAAGATGGCTGACTCAGAGGAACAGCTGAGGGTG GCTTTGGAGACAGTCAGCAAGCTGGAGGCTGAAGATCAAAGTGTAGATAAG TTGAATGAGCAGATGATGCTTCTGGAAGCTCAGCTGGAGAAGCAGTCAGACAACCAGGGAACCTCAGAGGAGATGGAGCAG ctgaagctgcagctgtcgGAGTGTCAGAGCCAGCTGGATTTGGCCCAGAAGGAATCCCAGGCACAGAAGGAGGAGCTTTCACAG GTGCAGAATGAGTTGAGTCAGACAACTGAGAAGCTGCATGGGGAGGAGGCTCGGGGGCAGCAGCTCTCAGAGGAGTTTGAGCAG GCCCAGAAAACTATCACAGACTTTCAGGCTCAGCTGGATCTTCTGAAGGTTTCTGCAGAGTCACCACAAACTGACTCAGAGGATGTTGCTCAGGTCAAG GAGCGCCTAGACAAGGAGAAGAAGCTGTCCAAAGACCTGGGCCAGGCGGCCACCAAGCTCCAGCAGCTTCTCAAAGCAACACAGGAGCAGCTGaccaaagagagagacacagtgaaaaCACTACAGGAGCACCTGGAGGGCAAG GGTGAATATGTGGAACTGAAGGAAGGAACGTCCGTCTGA